Proteins from a single region of Acidimicrobiia bacterium:
- a CDS encoding AMP-binding protein — MARRPGATALIADGYVHSFTAIDRESDRLACALQSAGIRRGDRVAVMLENSPELVVSLFGILKAGGVFVPVNPTMKAHKLAYILSQCGVSCLVVHSRIARVIVPALVAAPTVGAAIWIGGLPAGAPFGLAFEEVMQAPASPVATPGLIDADLGAIIYTSGTTGDPKGVMLTHRTMRNNAWAISTYLANVPDDVVVCALPMAFSYGLFQVLAGARVGYAVLIERSFAYPRDVMHRVAQYRVTGFPGVPAMFAAMVQVAPFDDLDLSHLRYLTNAAAPIAPAHIRRLQELFPQADIFSMYGLTECTRVSYLDPARLTDKISSVGTAMPNTEVYIVDEYGHRVPPGEVGELVVRGANVMRGYWGKPEETAERLRDGEISGEKVLHTGDQFRMDDEGLLYFVGRTDDMFMCRGEKISPKEIENVLYELEAVSEAAVVGVPDPVEGMAIKATVVPRDGVTLTDQQVRLHCRDRLETSRVPKLVEIRESLPKTESGKIKRSALSQA; from the coding sequence GTGGCGCGTCGCCCGGGCGCAACCGCCCTCATCGCCGACGGGTACGTGCACAGCTTCACCGCGATCGATCGCGAGAGCGACCGCCTCGCCTGCGCGTTGCAAAGCGCCGGGATACGCCGCGGCGACCGGGTTGCCGTCATGCTCGAGAACTCGCCTGAGCTGGTGGTGTCTCTGTTCGGCATCCTGAAGGCCGGCGGTGTGTTCGTGCCGGTGAACCCGACCATGAAGGCGCACAAGCTTGCCTACATCTTGAGCCAGTGCGGCGTGAGCTGTTTGGTGGTTCACTCGCGGATCGCCCGAGTGATCGTCCCCGCGCTGGTCGCCGCGCCGACCGTCGGCGCCGCCATCTGGATCGGCGGGCTCCCGGCCGGGGCCCCGTTCGGGCTCGCGTTCGAGGAGGTGATGCAGGCGCCTGCGAGCCCGGTGGCGACTCCTGGTCTCATCGACGCCGATCTCGGCGCCATCATCTACACATCGGGAACCACGGGTGATCCGAAGGGAGTGATGCTCACCCACCGTACGATGCGCAACAACGCGTGGGCGATCTCGACGTACCTCGCCAACGTGCCCGACGATGTCGTGGTGTGCGCACTGCCAATGGCGTTCAGCTACGGGCTCTTCCAGGTGCTCGCGGGAGCGCGAGTCGGTTACGCGGTGCTCATCGAGCGATCCTTCGCGTATCCACGCGATGTGATGCACCGGGTCGCGCAATACCGAGTCACGGGCTTTCCCGGAGTGCCTGCAATGTTCGCGGCGATGGTCCAAGTGGCGCCGTTCGACGACCTCGATCTCTCCCACCTTCGATACCTCACGAACGCCGCGGCGCCCATCGCGCCGGCGCACATTCGTCGCCTCCAGGAGTTGTTTCCCCAGGCCGACATCTTCTCCATGTATGGACTCACCGAGTGCACGCGTGTGTCGTACTTGGATCCGGCTCGACTCACGGACAAGATCTCGTCGGTTGGCACGGCCATGCCGAACACAGAGGTGTACATCGTCGACGAGTACGGTCATCGCGTGCCGCCGGGTGAGGTCGGTGAGCTCGTCGTCCGCGGTGCGAACGTCATGCGCGGGTATTGGGGGAAGCCGGAGGAGACCGCGGAGCGGCTACGCGACGGTGAGATCTCGGGCGAGAAGGTTCTTCACACGGGCGACCAGTTCCGGATGGACGACGAAGGGCTTCTCTACTTCGTCGGCCGCACGGACGACATGTTCATGTGTCGGGGCGAGAAGATCAGCCCCAAGGAGATCGAGAACGTCCTCTACGAGTTGGAGGCCGTGAGCGAGGCCGCCGTCGTCGGGGTCCCGGACCCCGTGGAGGGGATGGCGATCAAAGCGACGGTCGTGCCACGCGATGGGGTGACGCTCACGGACCAGCAGGTCCGGCTCCACTGCCGCGACCGATTGGAAACCTCCAGAGTGCCGAAGCTGGTCGAGATCCGCGAGTCGTTGCCCAAGACCGAGTCTGGCAAGATCAAGAGGTCCGCGCTCTCCCAGGCGTAG
- a CDS encoding acyl carrier protein yields the protein MTNSPDGGYELGTAARIHAYIVESFLFGDDDGFGDADSLIESGVIDSTGVMEIVAFLEETFALEIDEEDLIADNLDSVERLATFVDRQLVHGAGHRADVEGTAS from the coding sequence TTGACCAATTCGCCGGACGGAGGTTACGAGCTCGGTACGGCGGCGCGGATCCACGCGTACATCGTCGAGAGCTTCCTGTTCGGGGACGACGACGGATTTGGCGACGCGGATTCACTGATCGAGTCCGGCGTCATCGACTCGACCGGCGTCATGGAGATCGTGGCTTTCTTGGAGGAGACCTTCGCGCTCGAGATCGACGAGGAAGATCTCATCGCCGACAACCTGGACTCGGTCGAGCGACTGGCGACGTTCGTCGACCGCCAGCTCGTACACGGAGCCGGTCATCGTGCCGACGTGGAGGGAACCGCATCCTAG
- a CDS encoding GGDEF domain-containing protein: protein MAERSGPIGLASVVPTPVEPLDGPRVNAAPDSAGSSRVVRLGAQLSADIAVTESGIALIYRALDRLVDELGLEDAALVVDDAELGRQVFRAGRRGLREDEMRLIDLPSGLYTSPPMPDTSFDASLLASLSLVALRLDLQRHDSAHDPLTGLYTRGTFTRLLNTAIARSRRLGWRFALVLVDLDDLKSVNDKYGHPAGDAALRALAQYLRTALRLSDDAARIGGDEFALILPETDAEQVARLFERIDTDDDQPVPRFSYGAAICPTDATDSDELLALADQRLYDAKRRRA, encoded by the coding sequence GTGGCCGAGCGCAGCGGTCCGATCGGGCTGGCCTCGGTCGTGCCGACGCCGGTCGAGCCACTCGACGGGCCCAGGGTGAACGCGGCTCCCGACAGCGCTGGGAGCTCCCGGGTCGTGAGGCTCGGGGCGCAGCTCTCTGCTGATATCGCTGTCACCGAATCTGGGATCGCGCTCATCTACCGTGCGCTCGACCGGCTCGTCGACGAGCTCGGCCTCGAGGACGCCGCGCTCGTCGTCGATGACGCCGAACTCGGGCGGCAGGTGTTTCGCGCCGGGCGCCGCGGGCTGCGGGAAGACGAGATGCGCCTCATCGACCTGCCGTCCGGGCTCTACACCTCGCCGCCCATGCCGGACACGAGCTTCGACGCCTCGCTGCTCGCGAGCCTCTCGCTCGTCGCCCTGCGCCTCGACTTGCAGCGCCACGACTCGGCCCACGACCCGCTGACCGGGCTGTACACGCGGGGAACGTTCACTCGCCTGCTCAACACCGCGATCGCGCGGAGCCGCCGGCTTGGATGGCGGTTCGCGCTGGTGCTCGTCGATCTCGACGATCTGAAGTCGGTGAACGACAAGTATGGACATCCGGCCGGTGACGCGGCCTTGCGCGCCCTCGCCCAGTACCTGCGAACGGCACTCCGGCTCAGCGACGACGCCGCCCGCATTGGGGGAGACGAGTTCGCCTTGATCCTTCCCGAGACGGATGCCGAGCAGGTCGCGCGGCTCTTCGAACGGATCGACACCGATGACGATCAACCGGTACCGCGATTCTCCTACGGCGCGGCGATCTGCCCGACCGATGCCACCGACTCGGATGAGCTCCTCGCGCTCGCGGACCAGCGCCTGTACGACGCGAAGCGACGGCGGGCATGA
- a CDS encoding glycosyltransferase family 39 protein, with protein MSVAVRDATSEQAGGDRSFARIAAYPAVILAALVVGFLAIGIAWVSSEPPLGTDESVYAQRARDMVDGTSPDRFWHDLRAPGFPAALTAGVVVGDSELSMHVVVLAFGAAGIVVTWLLARQLAGERVALLAAVLLALCPGYLRSSTYLWPDVPGAVLSMGVMCVVAYGTADGRVRRWIYWAIPLSIVATYVRFGSPIPIAVGCAAILLYRWRTTRQLLRRIALLAVGIAGSAAAILFVPWLTGSDESPYIAAYSLPQTAEFEAFQSFTDFARQLPGYLGAASLGKTSLLLGYVFFSVMVVGLVLGAIRSVREKRVEEGFVVPIATGFATVFLLAMTLNHGESRYLSLAVPYFVIAGAFGLSELTCRVPRGIWKKAVTVFVVIAIASLSALMVHDLGQRDGHERTRHAGLALSASLRSDCVVISNFRGPQIRWYSGCPTVVFPRRRTENAALRQLDRIIGARDEADVVVIVDRRDGDPVPARRALEAHLGVSSRRDPAIEGIETYIVGRSGDARSARSTATGAVRRRAGA; from the coding sequence ATGAGCGTCGCAGTTCGAGACGCAACATCGGAGCAAGCCGGGGGCGACCGCTCGTTTGCACGCATTGCCGCTTACCCCGCGGTGATCCTGGCGGCACTCGTCGTCGGATTCCTCGCGATCGGCATCGCGTGGGTCTCGAGCGAACCGCCATTGGGAACCGATGAGTCCGTGTACGCGCAGCGCGCGCGCGACATGGTCGACGGCACGAGCCCAGATCGCTTCTGGCACGATCTCCGTGCACCCGGGTTCCCCGCCGCCCTCACGGCGGGCGTCGTGGTGGGAGACAGCGAACTGTCAATGCACGTCGTCGTGCTGGCGTTCGGTGCCGCAGGCATTGTCGTCACCTGGCTGCTCGCGCGTCAGCTGGCGGGTGAACGGGTGGCACTGCTCGCCGCAGTGCTCCTCGCCCTGTGCCCGGGGTATCTCCGTTCCAGCACGTACTTGTGGCCGGACGTCCCGGGCGCGGTGCTCTCCATGGGCGTGATGTGCGTCGTGGCCTATGGCACGGCTGACGGTCGTGTACGACGGTGGATCTACTGGGCGATACCGCTGTCGATCGTTGCGACGTACGTCCGATTCGGATCACCCATCCCGATCGCGGTCGGCTGCGCCGCGATCCTGCTCTACCGATGGCGCACGACACGCCAGCTTCTCAGGCGAATCGCCCTCCTGGCGGTCGGCATCGCCGGTTCGGCCGCTGCCATCCTCTTCGTTCCGTGGTTGACCGGATCAGACGAGTCTCCGTACATCGCGGCCTACAGCCTTCCGCAGACCGCTGAATTCGAGGCGTTTCAATCGTTCACCGACTTCGCCCGACAGCTGCCCGGCTACCTCGGCGCGGCGAGTCTGGGGAAGACGTCCCTGTTGCTCGGTTACGTGTTCTTCTCGGTCATGGTGGTCGGTCTGGTTCTCGGCGCCATCCGGTCGGTCCGGGAGAAGCGCGTGGAGGAGGGCTTCGTGGTCCCGATCGCGACCGGGTTCGCGACCGTCTTCCTTCTCGCGATGACGTTGAATCACGGTGAGTCCAGGTATCTCAGTCTTGCCGTCCCTTATTTCGTGATCGCCGGTGCATTCGGCCTGTCGGAGCTGACGTGCCGCGTGCCGCGTGGTATATGGAAGAAGGCCGTAACTGTGTTCGTCGTGATAGCGATCGCAAGCCTCTCCGCCCTCATGGTCCATGACCTCGGCCAGCGAGACGGTCACGAACGAACTCGGCACGCTGGGCTCGCGCTCAGCGCTTCCCTCAGAAGCGACTGCGTGGTGATCAGCAACTTCCGGGGTCCGCAGATCCGGTGGTACTCGGGCTGTCCCACGGTCGTTTTCCCCCGCCGAAGGACTGAGAACGCTGCGTTGCGGCAACTGGATCGGATCATCGGCGCGCGCGACGAGGCCGATGTTGTAGTTATCGTCGACCGGCGGGACGGCGACCCTGTTCCCGCGCGCCGAGCGCTTGAGGCACACCTCGGCGTGTCATCCCGGCGTGACCCGGCGATCGAAGGAATCGAAACCTACATCGTCGGGCGCTCTGGTGATGCGAGATCGGCTCGATCGACGGCGACCGGGGCGGTCCGGCGACGGGCGGGCGCGTGA
- the rffA gene encoding dTDP-4-amino-4,6-dideoxygalactose transaminase has protein sequence MQREFDRESERAATAAESTVLTTLDAAVPPGLGPEQSPWGDVPIRPVPTPEAGDAVIPFNKPFIAGRELYHIAKTVTYERIAADGAFTRECSRLLEERFGIRRVLMVTSCTAALEMAAMLCELEPGDEVIMPGFTFVSTASAVVRAGGRPVFVDIRPDTLNIDEEEVERAITPRTRAILPIHYAGVGAEMNDLCRLADDHGLRIIEDAAQAVNARYRGRALGSIGDLGCFSFHETKNYVSGEGGALCINDPALVERAEILRDKGTNRQQYFRGQADKYTWVDVGSSFAQSEILCAFLYAQLEVMDSLLALRGKIYNWYVEHMSPLERAGLLSLPKHPAHCESNSHIFFVLLPDEEIRDGLMNYLAERNIHAVFHYVPLHTSPMAKKLGCATPSLPVTEAMSSRLLRLPFYYELREEDIVRIARTIRAYLAY, from the coding sequence ATGCAACGCGAATTCGACCGCGAATCTGAGCGCGCAGCGACGGCGGCGGAGTCGACGGTCCTGACGACCCTCGACGCTGCTGTGCCTCCTGGGCTCGGTCCTGAGCAGAGCCCCTGGGGGGACGTGCCGATCCGGCCGGTTCCGACGCCCGAGGCGGGTGACGCGGTCATCCCGTTCAACAAGCCGTTCATCGCCGGCCGGGAGCTTTATCACATCGCCAAGACCGTGACGTACGAGAGAATCGCAGCCGACGGTGCCTTCACGCGTGAGTGCAGTCGGCTTCTCGAGGAGCGATTCGGCATCCGCAGGGTCTTGATGGTCACTTCGTGCACCGCCGCACTCGAGATGGCGGCCATGCTGTGCGAGCTCGAGCCCGGCGACGAGGTGATCATGCCGGGGTTCACCTTCGTCTCGACTGCGTCCGCAGTGGTGAGAGCAGGTGGTCGCCCGGTCTTCGTCGACATCCGACCTGACACGCTCAACATCGACGAGGAGGAGGTCGAGCGCGCGATCACACCTCGTACCCGGGCGATCCTCCCGATCCACTATGCCGGTGTCGGAGCCGAGATGAACGACCTTTGTCGGCTCGCCGACGATCACGGTTTGCGGATCATCGAAGATGCAGCGCAAGCGGTCAACGCCCGGTACCGGGGTCGGGCCCTCGGATCGATCGGGGATCTCGGTTGCTTCAGCTTCCACGAGACCAAGAACTACGTGAGTGGTGAGGGCGGCGCTCTGTGCATCAACGATCCGGCGCTGGTGGAACGGGCCGAGATCCTGCGCGACAAGGGCACGAATCGTCAGCAGTACTTCCGCGGCCAGGCCGACAAGTACACGTGGGTCGACGTTGGTTCCTCCTTTGCGCAAAGCGAGATCCTCTGTGCGTTTCTCTACGCGCAGCTCGAAGTCATGGATTCTCTACTGGCGCTTCGCGGAAAGATCTACAACTGGTATGTGGAGCACATGTCGCCGCTCGAACGCGCTGGTCTCCTGAGTCTCCCGAAGCATCCCGCACACTGTGAGAGCAACTCACACATCTTCTTCGTCCTGCTACCCGACGAAGAGATCCGTGACGGGCTCATGAACTATTTGGCCGAGCGGAACATTCATGCCGTCTTCCACTACGTTCCCCTGCACACTTCTCCGATGGCCAAGAAGTTGGGTTGTGCTACGCCAAGCTTGCCGGTCACCGAAGCCATGAGTTCTCGGTTGCTGCGTCTGCCCTTCTACTACGAGCTCCGCGAAGAGGACATCGTCCGGATCGCCCGCACGATCAGGGCCTATCTGGCCTACTAG
- a CDS encoding glycosyltransferase family 2 protein: MGTGTVSTSSIELSIVSPVYQGETLVHALVEQIALYAAGVTEDFEIILVDDGSPDGSWREIEKHCKRDSRVKGIQLSRNFGQHYALTAGLDAANGRYVIVLDCDLQDHPKYIPVLYEKALEGYDVVFTRKNRRAHGGKRNVFGRAFHRILNFLVNEPTVRSDSVIGNYSLLTRPVVDAFLRMNDYYRHYLGLLRWLGFESTSIEIEHYERPEGRSSYTFAKLVHEAIIGITSQSQRLLRLTIIGGFTFVGLSIVAILGLVVAYLIDGFAEGWTSVVVLNLATTGVILVCIGVTGIYVGKTFDQTKNRPLYVVRTTLNLQRDPEAVPADRLPVP; encoded by the coding sequence GTGGGCACGGGTACCGTTTCCACAAGCTCGATCGAGCTCTCGATCGTCAGCCCGGTGTACCAGGGCGAGACGCTCGTCCACGCGCTCGTCGAGCAGATCGCACTCTATGCGGCGGGGGTGACCGAAGACTTCGAGATCATCCTCGTCGACGACGGGAGCCCGGATGGTTCCTGGCGCGAGATCGAGAAGCACTGCAAGCGGGATTCCCGAGTCAAGGGGATCCAGCTGAGTCGGAACTTCGGCCAGCACTACGCGCTGACCGCCGGGCTCGACGCCGCGAACGGCCGATATGTGATCGTCCTCGACTGCGACCTCCAGGATCATCCGAAGTACATCCCGGTTCTGTACGAGAAGGCCCTCGAGGGCTACGACGTCGTGTTCACCCGCAAGAACCGACGAGCTCACGGCGGGAAGCGCAACGTCTTCGGCCGCGCGTTCCACCGGATCCTCAACTTCCTCGTGAACGAGCCGACCGTGCGCAGCGACAGTGTCATCGGCAACTACTCCCTCCTCACACGCCCAGTGGTCGACGCGTTTCTCCGGATGAACGACTACTACCGGCACTATCTGGGCTTGCTGCGATGGCTGGGATTCGAGAGCACGAGCATCGAGATCGAGCACTACGAGCGCCCGGAAGGGCGAAGCTCCTACACCTTCGCGAAGCTCGTGCACGAGGCGATCATCGGCATCACGTCACAGTCCCAGCGACTCTTGCGGCTCACGATCATCGGTGGCTTCACTTTCGTCGGGCTGTCGATCGTTGCCATCCTCGGCCTCGTCGTCGCCTACCTCATCGACGGCTTTGCGGAGGGTTGGACCTCTGTCGTCGTGCTCAACCTCGCCACGACGGGCGTCATCCTCGTGTGCATCGGTGTGACCGGGATCTACGTTGGCAAGACCTTCGACCAGACGAAGAACCGGCCGCTATACGTTGTCCGGACGACCTTGAACCTGCAGCGAGATCCTGAGGCAGTGCCGGCCGACCGCCTCCCGGTGCCGTGA
- a CDS encoding WbqC family protein, producing MRAVITQSNYIPWKGSFDVFDRADVVVLYDDVQYTRRDWRNRNKIKTAQGLKWVTVPVSVKGRYEQKINEVEISDPAWAKSHWGSITGAYAEAPHFSTYRDRLLALYEQASKLTMLSKINHLMLTEVSRWLGIDTAFHWSTEFAAAGAPTQRLVNLCRELGATSYLTGPAAKSYLEVDEFEHAGITVEWMDYSHYPPYPQLHGQFEPAVSVVDVLLNCGNDAPNFILGRNLEH from the coding sequence GTGCGGGCGGTGATCACCCAGTCCAACTACATCCCCTGGAAGGGGAGTTTCGACGTCTTCGACCGCGCAGACGTCGTCGTCCTGTACGACGACGTGCAGTACACCCGGCGTGACTGGCGGAACCGCAACAAGATCAAGACTGCCCAGGGACTGAAGTGGGTCACCGTTCCGGTGAGCGTCAAGGGTCGCTACGAGCAGAAGATCAACGAGGTCGAGATCTCCGACCCCGCGTGGGCGAAGAGCCACTGGGGCTCGATCACCGGCGCCTACGCCGAGGCTCCGCACTTCTCCACGTATCGCGACCGCCTGCTCGCCCTCTACGAGCAGGCCTCGAAGTTGACGATGCTCTCGAAGATCAACCACCTCATGCTCACCGAGGTCAGTCGGTGGCTCGGCATCGACACCGCCTTCCACTGGTCGACGGAGTTCGCCGCGGCGGGTGCACCGACCCAAAGGCTCGTCAACCTCTGTCGTGAGCTCGGGGCGACGAGCTACCTCACCGGCCCGGCTGCGAAGTCGTACCTCGAGGTCGACGAGTTCGAACACGCCGGGATCACCGTCGAGTGGATGGACTACTCGCACTACCCGCCGTACCCCCAGCTCCACGGGCAGTTCGAGCCAGCGGTCAGCGTCGTCGACGTGCTACTCAATTGTGGCAACGACGCGCCCAACTTCATCCTCGGGAGGAATCTTGAGCACTGA
- a CDS encoding acetyltransferase — protein MSTEATRPIVIFGATSQARLAAHFFATDSHREPVAFTVDGAYLDEPEFNGLPVVAFEEVIDRYPPDDYDMFVALGYTDMNRLRASKYEAAREKGYRLPSYVSSRCTYLSQYEPGDNCLILEDNTVQPYVRIGNNVTLWSGNHVGHDVTIDDHVFLTSHVVVSGFVHIESYCFLGVNATLRDDITIAEATLVGAGAVIMSDTEPAGVYMPPRTTKLDKASYELKISG, from the coding sequence TTGAGCACTGAGGCGACACGACCGATCGTCATCTTCGGAGCGACGAGCCAAGCCCGGCTGGCCGCCCACTTCTTCGCGACCGACAGTCACCGCGAGCCCGTCGCCTTCACCGTCGATGGGGCCTACCTCGACGAACCGGAGTTCAACGGCCTGCCTGTCGTCGCCTTCGAAGAGGTCATCGATCGCTACCCACCCGACGACTACGACATGTTCGTCGCGCTGGGCTACACGGACATGAACCGCCTACGAGCGTCTAAGTACGAGGCGGCAAGGGAGAAGGGCTACCGGCTCCCGAGCTACGTCAGCTCCCGCTGTACCTACCTCAGCCAGTACGAGCCTGGCGACAACTGCCTCATCCTCGAGGACAACACCGTCCAGCCCTACGTCCGCATCGGCAACAACGTGACGCTGTGGAGTGGCAACCACGTGGGCCACGACGTCACGATCGACGACCACGTCTTCCTGACCAGCCACGTGGTCGTGTCCGGCTTCGTCCACATCGAGTCGTACTGCTTCCTCGGCGTCAACGCCACGCTGCGCGACGACATCACGATCGCCGAGGCGACGCTCGTCGGCGCGGGTGCGGTGATCATGTCCGACACCGAACCCGCAGGCGTCTACATGCCACCCCGGACCACGAAGCTCGACAAGGCCAGCTACGAGCTCAAGATCTCTGGCTGA
- a CDS encoding class I SAM-dependent methyltransferase, with protein sequence MLRRRRVGAIWDVGAGAGSMCRRLAARGIEVVAVEPLPLGAKAIAAQGIEVFGGTLEQLTLPDGSLGAVGLFDVIEHVADSRPLLDEVHRVLAPGGVLVVTVPAFNWLWSDEDTVGGHHRRYRRGNLDADVGARGFVRRDTRYIFAALVPVAAVLRALPYRLGRRRSTTEMLSLVPNQLAPSPGVDRFARAVLATERWIASLVPLPFGLSVLGVYERRADE encoded by the coding sequence GTGCTGAGACGCCGACGGGTCGGGGCGATCTGGGACGTCGGGGCGGGTGCTGGTTCGATGTGTCGCAGACTTGCCGCCCGAGGCATCGAGGTGGTCGCCGTGGAACCACTGCCACTTGGTGCAAAGGCCATCGCGGCGCAAGGCATCGAGGTGTTCGGCGGCACGCTCGAGCAGCTCACGTTGCCCGACGGCTCACTTGGGGCAGTCGGGCTCTTCGACGTCATCGAGCACGTCGCAGACTCGCGCCCGCTGCTCGACGAGGTCCACCGTGTCCTTGCTCCGGGGGGAGTGCTGGTCGTGACTGTTCCAGCCTTCAACTGGCTGTGGAGTGACGAGGACACTGTGGGCGGACATCATCGTCGGTACCGGCGAGGGAACCTCGATGCCGACGTTGGCGCGCGCGGTTTCGTACGTAGAGACACGAGATACATCTTCGCAGCGCTCGTTCCGGTTGCTGCGGTGTTGCGCGCACTGCCGTACCGCCTCGGCCGACGACGATCGACGACTGAGATGCTGTCTTTGGTCCCCAATCAGCTCGCTCCGTCGCCCGGTGTCGACCGGTTTGCGCGAGCCGTCCTAGCGACCGAGCGGTGGATTGCCTCTCTCGTGCCACTTCCGTTCGGGCTCAGCGTGCTCGGTGTGTATGAGCGACGGGCTGATGAGTAG
- a CDS encoding phytanoyl-CoA dioxygenase family protein — protein sequence MAEVALDLDVERHCADFERQGYSLVPGVVAEPEITELRDAVTTALDADWDRYRHLPGKERFIALDLAHYGGPFFRLLENDVIDRLFGAILGEFWTLYSFTSTVAIAHLDQYTAKIHTDTHRLSPGYPLGAVITIALDEFTNENGATYYLPRSHVTSPERPNEDEFYAGAVRVCRQAGDAVFFSPRVWHAGGVNSTDRDRSGLTVYGCRSFMKPRYDFPRLIDPALLDGASDRLRRVLGFDVRVPSAMDEFYRPPEQRLYKAGQG from the coding sequence ATGGCTGAGGTCGCCCTGGATCTCGACGTGGAGCGCCATTGCGCCGACTTCGAGCGGCAGGGCTACTCCCTTGTACCCGGGGTCGTGGCCGAACCGGAGATCACCGAGCTCCGCGACGCGGTGACGACCGCACTGGACGCCGACTGGGACCGCTATCGCCACCTGCCAGGCAAGGAGCGGTTCATCGCCCTCGACCTGGCCCACTACGGCGGGCCGTTCTTCCGGCTGCTCGAGAACGACGTCATCGACCGGCTCTTCGGGGCAATCCTCGGTGAGTTCTGGACTCTCTACTCGTTCACGTCGACGGTGGCCATCGCGCACCTCGACCAGTACACGGCGAAGATCCACACCGACACCCACCGCCTCTCCCCCGGCTATCCCCTTGGCGCAGTGATCACCATCGCGCTGGACGAGTTCACCAACGAGAACGGTGCCACCTACTACCTGCCTCGTTCTCATGTGACCAGCCCCGAACGACCGAACGAAGACGAGTTCTATGCCGGTGCCGTGCGGGTCTGCCGGCAAGCGGGTGACGCGGTGTTCTTCAGCCCCCGCGTCTGGCACGCGGGAGGCGTGAACTCGACTGACCGCGACCGTTCGGGCCTGACGGTCTATGGCTGCCGCTCATTCATGAAGCCGCGGTACGACTTCCCACGTCTGATCGACCCCGCGCTGCTCGATGGAGCGAGCGACCGGTTGCGTCGGGTGCTCGGCTTCGATGTCCGGGTTCCGTCGGCGATGGACGAGTTCTACCGTCCCCCCGAGCAGCGCCTGTACAAAGCCGGACAGGGTTGA
- a CDS encoding N,N-dimethylformamidase beta subunit family domain-containing protein — protein sequence MTLHVSADPPSQVLVEVFRSGYEGGAGGRQVAEFGPLHATTQPFPPVGPERLRVCAWEPTVEFTIPADWRSGVHLIRLTALDTGIDSYAIFIVTDRRSADLIVQCSDLTWQAYNGWPGHSSLYDDGHRRWSFGRDVCVAFDRPYGKYWQIVDAPLSCGSGEWLLWEYPMAYWLEEEGYDVTYVSNIDVHDGSAALGRAPAFLSVGHDEYYTKSMFEQLSDAVVTGTSIGFFGANTCSALVGLDAASNRPNRAMRRLDRFGPPRPIDDELFPELRDLPGAMPSESLLIGARTSDPATGRGDWICTAPDHWVYEGTGMQRGDAVPGLVGWEYHGDPAEIEGLEVVSEGPTTHPRGAGRYTATVYEGPSGTTVFNAATIWWADGLAEPPGYVRPNQFTTLAGTDARVQRITRNVVDRLIETGARR from the coding sequence GTGACGCTGCACGTCAGCGCTGACCCGCCGTCGCAGGTACTGGTCGAGGTCTTCCGGTCCGGCTACGAAGGTGGGGCCGGAGGCCGGCAGGTGGCGGAGTTCGGTCCTCTCCACGCGACGACACAGCCATTCCCACCGGTTGGTCCTGAACGGCTCCGGGTCTGTGCGTGGGAACCGACCGTCGAGTTCACGATCCCCGCCGACTGGCGCAGTGGTGTGCATCTCATCCGGCTCACTGCGCTGGACACCGGGATCGACAGCTATGCCATCTTCATCGTCACCGATCGGCGATCTGCCGATCTGATCGTCCAGTGCTCCGACCTGACGTGGCAGGCCTACAACGGGTGGCCCGGGCATTCCTCGCTCTATGACGACGGCCACCGGCGGTGGTCCTTCGGACGGGACGTGTGCGTGGCATTCGATCGGCCCTACGGGAAGTACTGGCAGATCGTGGATGCCCCGCTCTCGTGCGGCTCGGGCGAGTGGCTCCTGTGGGAGTACCCGATGGCCTACTGGCTCGAGGAGGAGGGCTACGACGTCACCTATGTGTCGAACATCGACGTTCACGACGGCAGCGCCGCGCTTGGCCGAGCGCCGGCGTTTCTCTCGGTCGGCCACGACGAGTACTACACGAAGTCGATGTTCGAGCAGCTGTCGGACGCAGTCGTCACGGGAACGAGCATCGGATTCTTCGGTGCGAACACGTGCTCGGCCCTCGTCGGCCTCGACGCGGCGTCGAACCGACCCAACAGGGCCATGCGGCGCCTGGATCGGTTCGGCCCTCCGCGGCCGATCGATGACGAGCTGTTTCCAGAGCTTCGCGATCTGCCGGGTGCGATGCCGTCAGAGAGCCTGCTGATCGGTGCCCGTACCTCCGATCCCGCCACCGGCCGGGGCGACTGGATCTGTACGGCACCCGATCACTGGGTGTACGAAGGCACCGGGATGCAACGAGGTGACGCGGTACCCGGCTTGGTCGGGTGGGAGTACCACGGCGATCCCGCCGAGATCGAGGGCCTCGAGGTGGTGTCGGAGGGTCCGACCACTCACCCACGCGGGGCGGGTCGCTACACCGCGACCGTCTACGAAGGTCCGAGCGGCACCACCGTGTTCAACGCTGCGACAATCTGGTGGGCAGACGGCTTGGCGGAGCCGCCCGGCTATGTGCGTCCCAACCAGTTCACGACGCTCGCCGGCACCGACGCCCGGGTTCAGCGGATCACCCGCAACGTCGTCGACCGACTGATCGAGACGGGTGCACGCCGTTGA